GATAGTGCGCGCGCGCCGGGCCGCCCAGCCGGGCGATGGCACGCGCCATATTGATGCCGCCATCCGGGTCATAATGTTCCTGGTGGGCCCGGATCTTGTGAGTGTGAAAGACGCGATCCGCCTCATAGGCCACATCTTTGGCCGGGTTTACCGTAAGGGTCGCAATTCTCTTCATGTCCGGGAGGTTATCATCGCGAGCCTTGGCGTCGGAATAAGTATATGTCCCGAGATGCTCCCCAATTCGGCTCGCTTGACTACTATGGCCGCCGCGACGGCTCTATCACCGCCATACCGCTGTGCAGCTATCGAGTTGGCTTCGGCGCGGACAGGGCTCCGTATTGTTCCCTATGTTGTCACGCCCCGGCTTTCGAGAGGAAAAGCTATGAAGAAATTCCTGCTTCTCGCCTTTGCCTGCTTCCTGCCTGCGGCATCCGTCCCCAACCCGCCGCATTGGCACAAGGCGCAGGCCGAACGCCTCGTCGAATGGCTCGACGCAGCTGCCGACGGCCCATCGGCCAAATCTACGCGGGCGGCCTAGCGTTCAGATCGCTCCTAGATGACATCACGAAACGGTGAGAGAAGGCAAGCATGGCGGACGAAGTCGAACTGAAGCTCGAACTGACGCCGGACGCCGCCGATGCGTTCGAAGCTTCCGCTTTGCTGCCCGTCAATCCTGAAAAGATCGAGCAGCGGTCGATCTATTTTGATACTCCGGATCATGCTCTGGCGAAGAAGGGGTTTTCGCTGCGCATCCGCCGTTCGGGGAGGAAGCGCACGCAGACCGTGAAGGCGGATGGTGCCAGTGCCGCGGGCCTGTTCGTGCGCTCCGAATGGGAACGTGCGGTCAAGGACGACAAGCCCAACCTCGATGATACCACGCCGGTCCTGGCCATGATTGGCGGCGCGGTCGATACCGTCGCTTCGGTCTTCGAGGTGCGGATCG
The window above is part of the Sphingomonas sanxanigenens DSM 19645 = NX02 genome. Proteins encoded here:
- a CDS encoding CYTH domain-containing protein, with protein sequence MADEVELKLELTPDAADAFEASALLPVNPEKIEQRSIYFDTPDHALAKKGFSLRIRRSGRKRTQTVKADGASAAGLFVRSEWERAVKDDKPNLDDTTPVLAMIGGAVDTVASVFEVRIARRTWILRQDGAAIEMVLDRGEAAVGDRTSPISEIELELKAGDPAALFTLARRIDAVAPVLLSVQTKAERGYRLTGPVATMVKAEPIALTSDMTAAHSRRPAAGC